A part of Halobaculum sp. MBLA0143 genomic DNA contains:
- a CDS encoding succinylglutamate desuccinylase/aspartoacylase family protein, whose amino-acid sequence MQVYQLGEGAPAVAVVGGIHGDEPCGRRAIDRLLADEPDVDRPVKFVVANEAAAERDVRYVDEDLNRAYPGDSDADSHEGRLAAALRQELEGCTTLSLHSTQSYAEPFAITSVVDEITQAVVPRLPVTQLVESGPFSQGRFIEQAHTLEVECGLQKSEAAAENAYWLIRAFLSATNVLPEPTTDDRIHSRGTDDVGVFRLVEQIGKPPADSYEVLAHNFERVAPGQTFAVADGQEFTADEEFYPVLMSANGYTNVFGYAASRLGSLS is encoded by the coding sequence GTGCAGGTGTACCAGCTCGGCGAAGGCGCGCCAGCGGTCGCGGTCGTCGGCGGGATTCACGGCGACGAGCCGTGTGGCCGCCGCGCGATCGACCGACTCCTGGCCGACGAGCCGGACGTCGACCGACCGGTGAAGTTCGTCGTCGCCAACGAGGCGGCCGCCGAGCGGGACGTGCGGTACGTCGACGAGGACCTCAACCGGGCGTACCCCGGCGACTCGGACGCGGACTCCCACGAGGGGCGGCTGGCGGCGGCGCTGCGCCAGGAGCTGGAAGGGTGTACCACGCTGTCGCTCCACTCCACACAGTCGTACGCGGAGCCGTTCGCCATCACGTCCGTCGTCGACGAGATTACGCAGGCGGTCGTCCCACGGCTCCCGGTGACACAGCTCGTCGAGTCGGGGCCGTTCTCACAGGGACGGTTCATCGAACAGGCACACACGCTGGAGGTGGAGTGTGGGCTCCAGAAGAGCGAGGCAGCCGCGGAGAACGCCTACTGGCTGATCCGGGCGTTCCTGTCGGCGACGAACGTCCTCCCGGAGCCGACGACGGACGACCGTATCCACTCCCGCGGCACGGACGACGTGGGAGTGTTCCGGCTCGTCGAGCAGATCGGGAAGCCGCCGGCCGACAGCTACGAAGTGCTCGCCCACAACTTCGAACGGGTCGCGCCCGGGCAGACGTTCGCCGTCGCCGACGGCCAGGAGTTCACCGCAGACGAGGAGTTCTACCCGGTGTTGATGTCCGCGAACGGCTACACGAACGTGTTCGGCTACGCCGCCAGCCGGTTGGGGTCGTTGTCGTAG
- a CDS encoding alpha/beta hydrolase has protein sequence MRRHTYGDGERDLLFVLGWGNRPGHEPVDWLVSQFDDWAVHAVVVPENGTVFDRDYRAPLTRIHERIEPDAAAAHSLGGLALAHVPGEEPRVYSSPFWGLNRAGVAGLAAPALARLPISRRIVPSESDPAALGDLKPADEEGAADRGLSPAWLGAVREGQRTLPSFRDGSVVYCSLSETVVGLGAIGDHAPADRVRLYDGGHEFFASSGREETIARFERDLRAIADGERPPATPSGSR, from the coding sequence GTGCGACGGCACACGTACGGCGACGGGGAGCGTGACCTCCTGTTCGTGCTCGGGTGGGGCAATCGCCCGGGTCACGAGCCGGTCGACTGGCTGGTGTCGCAGTTCGACGACTGGGCGGTCCACGCCGTCGTCGTGCCGGAGAACGGCACGGTGTTCGACCGCGACTACCGGGCGCCGCTGACCCGGATCCACGAGAGGATCGAGCCGGACGCGGCGGCGGCACACAGTCTCGGCGGGCTGGCGCTGGCACACGTCCCCGGTGAGGAGCCAAGGGTGTACTCCAGCCCCTTCTGGGGGCTGAACCGGGCGGGCGTGGCCGGGCTGGCGGCGCCGGCCCTCGCCCGGCTCCCGATCTCGCGCCGGATCGTCCCGTCGGAGTCGGATCCGGCGGCGCTCGGCGACCTGAAGCCGGCCGACGAGGAGGGGGCGGCCGACCGCGGGCTGTCGCCGGCGTGGCTCGGTGCCGTCCGCGAGGGCCAACGGACGCTGCCGTCGTTCCGCGACGGGAGCGTCGTGTACTGCTCGCTGTCGGAGACGGTGGTCGGACTGGGCGCAATCGGCGACCACGCGCCCGCCGACCGCGTCCGACTGTACGACGGCGGTCACGAGTTCTTCGCCTCCTCCGGCCGCGAGGAGACGATCGCTCGCTTCGAACGGGACCTCCGGGCGATTGCAGACGGGGAGCGCCCGCCGGCGACACCCTCCGGCTCCAGGTGA
- a CDS encoding lipase family alpha/beta hydrolase — MGDDNDPQGHSGRRQTRRTFLRAASATAVGGGLIVGGAGTAAAGNKGCGAENVAAPDDFPRVSTRDHFDGDADLINGETEWSYDVEGSWPQWGDELTLFVHGWRSSDDDDEPIDAGQECTNALRAAGYDGATAVYSWDSDKGDSIDLGWASAKDIAERNGKKLANFCQWYAGEYDATVRLIAHSLGGRTVMYALQTLEEAYGARDLLASVSLVGAAVEKDSPSMDAGWLDEEFGDHIEFAVGRLDNFHSYEDGILNNVFRLRETEEAVGEVGIQYEAPDNYTDFDVTSEVECHRNYYKEEEGIVDQLVAQW, encoded by the coding sequence ATGGGTGACGACAACGACCCACAGGGGCACAGCGGACGGAGACAGACGCGGCGGACGTTCCTGCGTGCGGCCTCGGCGACGGCGGTCGGCGGCGGGCTGATCGTCGGCGGAGCGGGGACGGCCGCTGCCGGCAACAAGGGGTGTGGCGCAGAGAACGTCGCGGCGCCCGACGACTTCCCGCGGGTGTCGACTCGCGACCACTTCGACGGGGACGCCGACCTCATCAACGGGGAGACGGAGTGGAGCTACGACGTGGAGGGGTCGTGGCCACAGTGGGGAGACGAGCTGACGCTGTTCGTCCACGGGTGGCGGTCGTCCGACGACGACGACGAGCCGATCGACGCCGGCCAGGAGTGCACGAACGCGCTCCGGGCGGCCGGCTACGACGGTGCGACGGCGGTGTACTCCTGGGACTCCGACAAGGGAGACAGCATCGACCTCGGCTGGGCGTCGGCGAAGGACATCGCCGAGCGCAACGGCAAGAAGCTCGCCAACTTCTGTCAGTGGTACGCCGGGGAGTACGACGCGACCGTCCGGCTGATCGCCCACTCGCTGGGCGGCCGGACCGTGATGTACGCGCTCCAGACGTTGGAGGAGGCGTACGGCGCCCGCGACCTGTTGGCGTCCGTCTCGTTGGTCGGCGCGGCGGTGGAGAAAGACTCCCCGTCGATGGACGCCGGCTGGCTCGACGAGGAGTTCGGCGACCACATCGAGTTCGCGGTCGGCCGACTCGACAACTTCCACTCGTACGAGGACGGTATCCTCAACAACGTGTTCCGGCTGCGGGAGACGGAGGAGGCGGTCGGCGAGGTGGGAATCCAGTACGAGGCGCCGGACAACTACACGGACTTCGACGTGACCAGCGAGGTCGAGTGTCACCGCAACTACTACAAAGAGGAGGAGGGGATCGTCGATCAGCTCGTCGCACAGTGGTGA
- a CDS encoding nucleotide exchange factor GrpE, protein MSENAGTEQDTEREADGDEQDERSELVARVAAHDEELATAVEDRITEAETAADDARERAEELESSLARTRADFENYKDRAEKRREQAATRATADLVEKLTDVRNNLLRALDQEADADIRPGVESTLETFDRVLEEEGVTPIEPEPGTEVDPERHEVMVRVASPEPEDTVAEVYDPGYETDDTVIEAAKVTVSDGSGDDGDSEESDGGDSE, encoded by the coding sequence ATGAGCGAGAACGCCGGCACGGAGCAGGACACCGAGCGAGAGGCAGACGGCGACGAGCAGGACGAGCGGTCGGAGCTGGTCGCCCGCGTGGCGGCACACGACGAGGAGCTGGCGACCGCGGTGGAAGACCGGATCACGGAGGCGGAGACGGCCGCGGACGACGCCCGCGAGCGGGCAGAGGAGCTGGAGTCGTCGCTGGCCCGCACCCGCGCGGACTTCGAGAACTACAAGGATCGTGCCGAGAAGCGACGCGAGCAGGCCGCGACGCGTGCGACCGCCGACCTCGTGGAGAAGCTGACAGACGTACGCAACAACCTCCTGCGGGCGCTGGACCAGGAGGCGGACGCGGACATCCGCCCGGGTGTCGAGTCGACGCTGGAGACGTTCGACCGCGTGCTGGAGGAGGAGGGGGTCACGCCCATCGAGCCGGAGCCTGGGACGGAGGTGGACCCGGAGCGCCACGAGGTGATGGTGCGCGTGGCGTCGCCGGAGCCCGAAGACACCGTCGCCGAGGTGTACGATCCCGGCTACGAGACGGACGACACCGTGATCGAGGCGGCGAAGGTGACGGTGAGTGACGGCAGCGGCGACGACGGCGACAGCGAAGAGAGCGACGGCGGCGACTCGGAGTGA
- a CDS encoding fumarylacetoacetate hydrolase family protein — MRHARIRDPAGTVRTGVYHGDSVVAAGREYDLSAADVDLLAPCEPEKIVCVGRNYVAHAEERSEAVPDRPLLFLKPPNCVASPGATVPLPAGKTIEHEAELAVVIGREARNVAASDAADYVAGYTCLDDLSNRDDQDRETNWVRGKAFDGAAPLGPCVADPEHVPADAAVELRVNGDRRQSGSRDQFVFSVPALLAEVTSYLTLSPGDVISTGTPAGVAPVTDGDTVAVDVEGVGTLEHGVARVDD; from the coding sequence ATGCGACACGCACGCATCCGCGACCCCGCCGGCACCGTCCGCACGGGCGTCTACCACGGCGACAGTGTCGTCGCCGCCGGCCGCGAGTACGACCTCTCGGCCGCGGACGTCGACCTCCTGGCGCCGTGTGAGCCGGAGAAGATCGTCTGTGTCGGCCGCAACTACGTCGCTCACGCCGAAGAACGGTCCGAGGCCGTCCCGGACCGACCGCTGTTGTTCCTGAAGCCCCCCAACTGCGTCGCCTCGCCGGGCGCGACCGTCCCGCTCCCGGCCGGCAAGACGATCGAACACGAGGCCGAGCTCGCGGTCGTGATCGGCCGTGAGGCACGGAACGTCGCCGCCAGCGACGCCGCCGACTACGTCGCCGGCTACACCTGTCTCGACGACCTCTCCAACCGCGACGACCAGGACCGCGAGACCAACTGGGTCCGAGGGAAGGCGTTCGACGGCGCCGCACCCCTGGGACCGTGTGTCGCCGACCCGGAACACGTCCCCGCGGACGCCGCCGTCGAGCTCCGAGTGAACGGTGACCGCCGCCAGTCCGGCTCCCGCGATCAGTTCGTCTTCTCCGTGCCGGCCCTGCTCGCCGAGGTGACGAGCTACCTCACGCTCTCGCCCGGCGACGTGATCTCGACGGGGACACCCGCCGGTGTCGCCCCCGTGACGGACGGCGATACTGTAGCGGTCGACGTGGAAGGTGTCGGAACCTTGGAGCACGGCGTCGCCCGCGTGGACGACTGA
- the trmB gene encoding HTH-type sugar sensing transcriptional regulator TrmB yields the protein MTDELRTTMERVGERFNLGEYEIDAYLAVLEHGELTASEIAAETDIPQPRVYDTVRSLSDRGLVELRESRPMKIVAVDPGDAFGDIRSSLAEMVDELEARYTAPARDTEAVSLVKSRSTILRYLEEIVADAEYELALSLTPDLLRRFRDSLEERVAAGVSVELLVTPASRAPSPEEFDYESVATEARARRGITTPVIAVADGEYSIYATQDALRDDRDRYGVIFNRSALGFLVSGFYGTVLWTTAETLATDGESRPFPRTYASIRRAVKDVHELSGEFHVEVRGRDVATGNEIHLEGPVLAHEFDASEQVASFSVAGEDGDPVSVGGLVAALEDVEAQEIVLDRS from the coding sequence GTGACAGACGAACTTCGCACCACGATGGAGCGGGTCGGGGAGCGGTTCAACCTCGGTGAGTACGAGATCGACGCCTACCTGGCCGTGCTCGAACACGGTGAGCTGACGGCCAGTGAGATCGCCGCCGAGACGGACATTCCCCAGCCACGAGTGTACGACACGGTCAGGAGCCTCTCGGACCGTGGACTCGTCGAACTCCGGGAGTCACGCCCGATGAAGATCGTCGCCGTCGACCCCGGCGACGCCTTCGGCGACATCCGGTCGTCGCTCGCGGAGATGGTCGACGAGCTGGAGGCACGCTACACTGCGCCGGCCCGGGACACGGAGGCCGTCTCGCTCGTCAAGTCCCGGTCGACGATCCTCCGGTACCTGGAGGAGATCGTCGCCGACGCCGAGTACGAACTGGCCTTGTCGCTCACGCCGGACCTGTTGCGTCGGTTCCGCGACAGCTTAGAGGAACGAGTCGCCGCGGGGGTGAGCGTGGAGCTGCTCGTCACGCCCGCCTCGCGGGCCCCCTCGCCCGAGGAGTTCGACTACGAGTCCGTCGCCACGGAGGCGCGGGCCCGCCGCGGGATCACGACGCCCGTGATCGCCGTCGCCGACGGCGAGTACTCCATCTACGCCACCCAGGACGCGCTGCGGGACGACCGCGACCGCTACGGCGTGATCTTCAACCGGTCGGCCCTCGGCTTCTTGGTGTCCGGCTTCTACGGCACCGTCCTGTGGACGACTGCCGAGACGCTGGCCACGGACGGAGAGTCACGCCCGTTCCCGCGGACCTACGCCTCCATCCGACGGGCAGTCAAAGACGTCCACGAGCTGAGCGGAGAGTTCCACGTCGAGGTACGAGGCCGGGACGTGGCGACTGGCAACGAGATCCACCTGGAGGGTCCCGTGCTCGCCCACGAGTTCGACGCCTCCGAACAGGTGGCCTCCTTCTCCGTCGCCGGCGAGGACGGCGACCCGGTCAGTGTCGGCGGGCTCGTCGCGGCACTCGAAGACGTCGAGGCCCAGGAGATCGTTCTCGACAGGTCCTGA
- a CDS encoding M20/M25/M40 family metallo-hydrolase: protein MESDPRAFLEELLETPSPSGFEGPGRRVWTEYVASFADEVSTDAYGNAVAVHEGDPSVDTEIAVAGHADEIGFMVRDVTEDGFLRITAVGGSDRTVSKGQHVTVHADEPVAGVIGQTAIHLRDGDEEYEEIDAQFVDVGVDSGEAARELVEIGDPVTFATTTAELADDRLAARGVDNRVGTWTAAETLRRASRRDADATVYAVATVQEELGLKGAEMVGYDLDPDAIVAVDVTHATDNPDVSQTASGPVELADGPVVSRGSANHPALVSLAREAAETAGVDYQLQATGSATGTDADAFFTARGGTPALNVGLPNRYMHTPVEVIDTTDLVAAADLLAEAVLAAPAAAPFEAPR, encoded by the coding sequence ATGGAATCCGACCCACGCGCGTTCTTGGAGGAACTGTTGGAGACACCGTCCCCGTCGGGGTTCGAGGGCCCGGGTCGCCGGGTCTGGACGGAGTACGTCGCGTCGTTCGCAGACGAGGTTTCGACGGACGCCTACGGCAACGCCGTCGCCGTCCACGAAGGGGACCCGAGCGTCGATACGGAGATCGCCGTCGCGGGCCACGCCGACGAGATCGGGTTCATGGTACGCGACGTGACCGAGGACGGGTTCCTCCGAATCACGGCCGTCGGCGGCTCCGACCGCACGGTGTCGAAGGGACAACACGTCACTGTCCACGCCGACGAGCCGGTCGCGGGCGTGATCGGTCAGACGGCGATCCACCTCCGGGACGGCGACGAGGAGTACGAGGAGATCGACGCCCAGTTCGTGGACGTGGGCGTCGACAGCGGCGAGGCGGCCCGCGAGCTCGTGGAGATCGGCGACCCGGTCACCTTCGCCACGACGACGGCGGAGCTGGCCGACGACCGGCTGGCGGCTCGCGGGGTCGACAACCGGGTCGGCACCTGGACGGCCGCCGAGACGCTCCGCCGAGCCAGCCGGCGTGACGCCGACGCGACCGTGTACGCCGTCGCCACCGTGCAAGAGGAGCTCGGCCTGAAGGGGGCAGAGATGGTGGGCTACGATCTCGACCCGGACGCGATCGTCGCAGTGGACGTGACACACGCGACGGACAACCCGGACGTGTCCCAGACCGCGAGCGGTCCCGTCGAACTGGCGGACGGTCCGGTCGTCTCCCGCGGCTCCGCCAACCACCCGGCGCTCGTGTCGTTGGCCCGCGAGGCCGCCGAGACGGCGGGCGTCGACTACCAACTCCAGGCGACTGGCTCCGCCACCGGGACGGACGCGGACGCCTTCTTCACCGCCCGCGGCGGCACGCCCGCGCTCAACGTCGGGCTGCCGAATCGCTACATGCACACCCCCGTCGAGGTGATCGACACGACTGACCTCGTCGCCGCCGCGGACCTACTCGCGGAAGCCGTCCTCGCCGCACCTGCCGCCGCCCCGTTCGAGGCGCCTCGCTGA
- a CDS encoding YhbY family RNA-binding protein produces MSDDDTARRAHELDATIRVGKKGVESVADELDRQLGDAELVKVKFLRSARGGTDTETLADELAAAAGAELYRTRGNTAVFSR; encoded by the coding sequence GTGAGCGACGACGACACTGCACGACGCGCACACGAACTGGACGCGACGATCCGCGTCGGCAAGAAGGGGGTCGAGAGCGTCGCCGACGAACTGGACCGACAGCTGGGCGACGCGGAGCTGGTGAAAGTGAAGTTCCTCCGGTCTGCCCGCGGCGGGACGGACACGGAGACGCTCGCGGACGAACTCGCGGCGGCGGCGGGCGCGGAACTGTACCGTACCCGCGGCAACACCGCGGTGTTCAGCCGGTAG
- a CDS encoding S8 family serine peptidase: MSDTRREFLRLSGGALGGLFVGSSVTAAERTDRFVVTGEQVPGDLEVVHEMPGVSVSVVRGTESAVSASKDVKQYAPDVEISIDEPTAEPTAAPAAAELEEPLAALQWDKQVQNLGAVHERTRGEGSRTAILDTGIDENHPDFGNLNEDLSRNFAADDGDHSPPGTRYHGTHVGGIAAATDDGVGVVGTAPATDLVDLRVFGPSGGASFGAILAAVTYAANVGCDVANLSLGAYPFPRKGNGKFYGGVLNETMTYANAQGTLLVIAAGNDGADLQHDGKVMSIPAEGAQGLAVSATTSVDFDPFTGTADNPGTQPASYTNYGTNAVTLGAPGGGTPPGGGVSDLVYNAIPLATAEAFGFPQPYAYLAGTSMAAPQVAGAAALVAAENPDYDANQVEAALKQAASVPSDFDKAYYGAGFLDVEAALDG; the protein is encoded by the coding sequence ATGTCCGACACACGACGGGAGTTCCTGCGGCTGAGCGGCGGGGCACTGGGCGGGTTGTTCGTCGGTAGTTCGGTGACGGCAGCCGAACGGACGGATCGGTTCGTCGTGACGGGCGAGCAGGTGCCCGGTGACTTGGAGGTCGTCCACGAGATGCCGGGCGTGTCCGTGAGCGTCGTTCGGGGCACCGAGTCGGCGGTATCCGCCTCGAAGGACGTGAAGCAGTACGCGCCGGACGTGGAGATCAGCATCGACGAGCCGACCGCGGAGCCGACCGCGGCGCCCGCGGCCGCCGAACTGGAGGAGCCGTTGGCCGCGCTCCAGTGGGACAAACAGGTCCAGAACCTCGGAGCGGTCCACGAGCGCACCCGGGGTGAGGGGAGCCGCACGGCGATTCTCGACACCGGAATCGACGAGAACCACCCGGACTTCGGCAACCTCAACGAGGACCTGTCGCGCAACTTCGCGGCCGACGACGGCGACCACAGCCCGCCGGGAACGCGCTATCACGGCACACACGTCGGCGGAATCGCGGCTGCGACGGACGACGGCGTCGGGGTCGTCGGCACGGCGCCGGCGACGGACCTGGTCGACCTGCGGGTGTTCGGTCCCTCCGGCGGCGCCTCCTTCGGCGCGATCCTGGCTGCCGTCACCTACGCCGCGAACGTCGGCTGTGACGTCGCCAACCTCTCGCTGGGCGCGTACCCGTTCCCGCGGAAGGGCAACGGGAAGTTCTACGGTGGTGTCCTGAACGAGACGATGACGTACGCCAACGCCCAGGGGACGCTGTTGGTGATCGCCGCCGGCAACGACGGCGCCGACCTCCAGCACGACGGCAAGGTCATGTCTATCCCCGCGGAGGGGGCACAAGGGCTCGCGGTGTCTGCCACCACCTCCGTCGACTTCGATCCGTTCACGGGGACCGCGGACAACCCCGGCACGCAGCCGGCGAGCTACACCAACTACGGCACGAACGCGGTCACGTTGGGGGCCCCCGGCGGGGGCACTCCCCCCGGCGGCGGCGTCAGCGACCTCGTGTACAACGCCATCCCGTTGGCGACCGCCGAGGCGTTCGGCTTCCCGCAGCCGTACGCCTACCTCGCCGGCACCTCGATGGCGGCTCCACAGGTTGCCGGGGCGGCCGCGCTCGTCGCCGCCGAGAACCCGGACTACGACGCCAACCAGGTGGAGGCGGCGCTGAAGCAGGCGGCGTCCGTCCCGTCGGACTTCGACAAGGCGTACTACGGGGCCGGGTTCCTGGACGTCGAGGCCGCACTCGACGGGTAG
- a CDS encoding ribonuclease P protein component 4, translating into MASIAAERIERLAALAAEATRAGEVDRSRTYVATARRLAQRERLSLPRRLDRFACDRCDAYLVPGANARVRLQEGSHVVIRCDCGATDRYPY; encoded by the coding sequence ATGGCGAGCATCGCGGCCGAACGGATCGAGCGACTGGCCGCGCTGGCGGCGGAGGCGACCCGCGCGGGCGAAGTAGACCGGAGCCGGACGTACGTCGCCACCGCCCGCCGGCTGGCACAGCGGGAACGGCTGTCACTCCCCCGTCGGTTGGACCGCTTCGCCTGTGACCGGTGTGACGCCTACCTCGTCCCCGGAGCGAACGCCAGGGTGCGACTCCAGGAGGGGAGCCACGTCGTGATCCGGTGTGACTGTGGAGCGACGGATCGGTACCCGTACTGA
- the tpiA gene encoding triose-phosphate isomerase → MFVLVNLKAYDCDPVEIATAAAEVAEETGVRIAVAPQPAHLDRVADTGVETWGQHVDAIDHGSHTGSVHAGAVADTGATGTLLNHSEERLRLADIDGGLDAARTAGLETVVCANDPGQSGAAAALGPDAVAVEPPALIGGDVSVASADPEIVTSAVDAVEAVDDEVDLYCGAGVSTGEDVAAAADLGATGVLLASAVAKADDPRAVLRDLASGVP, encoded by the coding sequence ATGTTCGTCTTGGTGAATCTGAAGGCGTACGACTGTGACCCCGTCGAGATCGCGACGGCCGCCGCCGAGGTCGCCGAAGAGACCGGCGTCCGGATCGCCGTCGCCCCCCAGCCGGCACACCTCGACCGCGTCGCCGATACCGGCGTCGAGACCTGGGGGCAACACGTCGACGCCATCGACCACGGCAGTCACACCGGGAGCGTCCACGCCGGCGCAGTCGCCGACACTGGCGCGACCGGAACGCTCCTCAACCACTCGGAAGAACGGCTCAGGCTGGCCGACATCGACGGAGGACTGGACGCCGCCCGCACGGCCGGGTTGGAGACGGTCGTCTGCGCGAACGACCCGGGACAGTCCGGCGCGGCGGCGGCGCTGGGCCCGGACGCGGTCGCCGTCGAGCCCCCGGCGCTGATCGGCGGTGACGTGTCCGTCGCGAGCGCGGACCCGGAGATCGTCACGAGCGCCGTCGACGCCGTCGAAGCGGTCGACGACGAGGTCGACCTCTACTGTGGCGCCGGCGTGTCGACGGGCGAAGACGTGGCCGCGGCCGCCGACCTGGGTGCCACCGGCGTCCTGCTGGCCTCCGCGGTAGCGAAGGCGGACGACCCGCGAGCCGTCCTCCGGGACCTGGCGAGCGGCGTCCCCTGA
- a CDS encoding PAS domain S-box protein — MQGPERDGAVGSGRLCPDGGLAVERGICRDLVADEFRAAWVGAVSGDHVVELAAAGAVSPSGRTVSLSTAGAVPDAVTTGEVARSETAPEGVDDTATTTLVAPFWEPEPDAETPDRPDGVAVGYAADPTSADERALVTAARSLGRHRALADDGPEGFDGRFQTAFARHDAVMLLIDPETGEIVDANDAAMTFYGYDASELIGTSIQSINVASDEAVADERSLARWEERNYFLFEHELASGERRTVEVHSTPVPLSDGPVLFSVIHDVTEQVEYETELERYGDLFENVPVGLFRSRPGPEGQFDEVNPAMVSMFGADSRAELLDHTPVDLYVDPDDRAAFSAELLETGVVEEHEVELRRLDGESFWASVSAIRTGTDDGAVFDGLIQDVSERVAYEQSLERRTERMEVLNQLLRHDIRNDMAVIGGNLDLVEPHVDEAGQTHLDTLRERADHVVELTHTARNITETMSVESGDDLETVPVRLDGVLVDALSNARSSFPHATVEIDAEPPAVSVWATEMLDSVFRNLLNNAVQHNDTDEPHVEVSVEVDEETAVVRVADDGPGIPDRQKETVFERGQKGSTSSGTGLGLYLVGVLVDSYDGEITVTDADPRGAVFEVRLSRADEDAATDAFGGVAE; from the coding sequence ATGCAGGGACCCGAACGCGATGGCGCTGTCGGCTCCGGACGCCTCTGCCCGGACGGTGGTCTCGCGGTGGAGCGAGGGATCTGTCGGGACCTCGTCGCCGACGAGTTCCGGGCGGCGTGGGTCGGTGCCGTCAGCGGCGATCACGTCGTCGAACTGGCGGCGGCGGGAGCGGTGTCGCCGTCGGGTCGGACGGTGTCGTTGTCGACGGCCGGCGCCGTCCCGGACGCGGTCACGACCGGGGAAGTCGCCCGTTCGGAGACGGCCCCGGAGGGGGTCGACGACACGGCGACTACGACGCTCGTGGCCCCGTTCTGGGAGCCGGAGCCGGACGCCGAGACGCCGGACCGCCCGGACGGCGTCGCCGTCGGCTACGCCGCCGACCCGACGTCGGCAGACGAACGGGCGTTGGTGACGGCCGCTCGGAGTCTCGGACGTCACCGGGCTCTGGCGGACGACGGCCCGGAGGGGTTCGACGGCCGATTTCAGACGGCTTTCGCCCGACACGACGCGGTGATGCTGTTGATCGACCCGGAGACGGGAGAGATCGTCGACGCGAACGACGCCGCGATGACGTTCTACGGCTACGACGCCTCGGAGCTGATCGGGACGTCCATCCAGTCGATCAACGTCGCGTCCGACGAGGCGGTGGCCGACGAACGGAGTCTCGCCCGCTGGGAGGAACGCAACTACTTCCTGTTCGAACACGAGCTCGCCTCCGGCGAGCGTCGGACCGTAGAGGTTCACTCGACGCCGGTTCCGTTGTCCGACGGCCCGGTGTTGTTCTCCGTCATCCACGACGTGACCGAGCAGGTGGAGTACGAGACGGAGCTGGAGCGGTACGGCGACCTGTTCGAGAACGTCCCCGTCGGACTGTTCCGTTCTCGGCCGGGGCCGGAGGGACAGTTCGACGAGGTGAACCCCGCGATGGTGTCGATGTTCGGTGCCGACTCGCGGGCGGAGTTGCTCGATCACACCCCCGTCGATCTGTACGTCGACCCGGACGACCGAGCGGCGTTCTCGGCGGAACTGCTCGAGACGGGTGTCGTAGAGGAACACGAGGTGGAGCTGCGCCGACTCGACGGGGAGTCGTTCTGGGCGTCTGTCTCGGCGATCCGGACGGGGACGGACGACGGGGCCGTGTTCGACGGGCTGATCCAAGACGTCTCCGAGCGGGTCGCCTACGAACAGTCGTTAGAGCGGCGGACGGAACGGATGGAGGTGCTCAACCAGCTCCTGCGACACGACATCCGCAACGACATGGCGGTGATCGGCGGCAACCTGGACCTGGTGGAGCCGCACGTCGACGAAGCCGGCCAGACACACCTCGACACGCTGCGAGAGCGGGCGGACCACGTCGTCGAGCTGACTCACACCGCGCGCAACATCACGGAGACGATGTCCGTGGAGTCCGGCGACGACCTGGAGACGGTGCCGGTGCGGTTGGACGGTGTGCTCGTCGACGCGCTGTCGAACGCTCGGTCGTCGTTCCCGCACGCGACCGTCGAGATCGACGCCGAGCCGCCGGCCGTCTCCGTCTGGGCGACGGAGATGCTGGACTCGGTCTTCCGGAACCTCCTCAACAACGCCGTCCAGCACAACGACACGGACGAGCCACACGTCGAGGTGAGCGTCGAGGTCGACGAGGAGACGGCCGTCGTCCGGGTCGCCGACGACGGCCCTGGAATCCCGGACAGACAGAAGGAGACGGTGTTCGAGCGCGGCCAGAAGGGATCGACGAGCTCCGGGACCGGGCTCGGGCTCTACCTCGTCGGAGTGCTGGTCGACAGCTACGACGGTGAGATCACGGTCACGGACGCCGACCCCCGGGGAGCGGTGTTCGAGGTGCGGCTGTCGCGGGCCGACGAGGACGCCGCGACGGACGCTTTCGGCGGCGTCGCCGAGTGA